In Sphaeramia orbicularis chromosome 5, fSphaOr1.1, whole genome shotgun sequence, the genomic stretch TGCTAAAATAGTCCTTTAATACCTTCCAAATGTAAAGTATTTTCTGGGCAGAACTACATAACAATTTTTAGGAGCAAAGTCAAGAGGTAACAAGAACAAAAATGATCAGAATCTCTATCGTGGAATGACGCAACTTTTAAACACCTAATACTTCACTGTCCGTGTGTGAATTTCCAAAAGGTATCATTGGTCTACTAATACAAGTTGTACATAATTACACAAATTTGTAATTGAGGAAACtttgaaaatagaaaaaataaattagCAGCAAAATTAAAACTAAGCCCTTTCGCAGCTAATAAAGCTGAACTAAATATGTAGATATGGAATGAGGGTACATTTAGTTTGGAATACTCCGGATGGTTTCAGCACATTAGTTTGCTCTTATCACATGTGCAATAATGCATCCTAAAAGCTTAAATGTGCTTTCAGAGGAATAATTAATCTGGTCAAACAAATTAAAGCCAAAGCccacaataaataaaaaagaagacaAGTAAGAAAAAGACAAGTAGAAGGAGTTACAGAGAAACAGGATTGGAGAAATGTTCTTGTGTCTCATTACTAGCCAAGAAGGTACAGGTGGTTTGTTATCTTTAACAAACATGTCTGTATTTTGGATTTCCTTATCATTGTGCAGTGACACACATGACTGTAAAACCTTTCAATTATTAACTGGAGGGACAGCACTTATTCAGAAGTCAAAGTATACCTATTAGATTAAATTAGCCAATCTTGGCTCTGAGACGCATGATGATTTCAGTATAAACTGATTAGCCAGCAAAGTCACAAATCTAATACAAGGCAGCAGATTATGAAGTTGGTTGAGATGCTGTTACTCAAAGCCTTCAGTGGGAATGTACACATTTAGTTGTCACCAAAAGAATGTTACTGTTCAAAGAATTGAGCCAAGTacttaaaaatgaaaatcaaacatCATTCAGAAGGATTCAGCAGCTGATGCTTGGTGCTGGAATGCAAGCTCCCACATTAAAGAGCCAGTGGAATAGAATCAGTGTGGAGCTCTTAGGGGCTAAATGAAGAACAGTGCTCCTAGTGTAGAGCTACAGCAGCAATGCACTCAGTGGCAACAGTATTACAAAAGCAGTTGCTTAATTCACATTCCTCAAGATAACTAGTTGCACGAGTTCTCTCTGTAGGTGTCCACTTGTTAACTTCTTCTGGTCTCGCAAAGCAAGACCTCTCCTTGGTGTCCAGCTGCTTTGTTCTGCATTTTTAGGCTACAGCCTCAGATCGGCATTCAGCCTAATTACACTACAACACACAAAGTCAAAGTCTATCTGCAAAGCCGTCTTGTCTTCCACCTCCTTTCAGTGGATTCATGCATTGATTGGTCTCCAGCGATCAGCTtcaatactgttaatgctgtggGACCCATAGGGCCCTGAGGCAACATCATCCAGGTATGCACCAATCATCCCCGCACTGCCGTGACCTGAGCCATCGATTTGGGTAGATGAATAGTACAGACCCTGCTCAGGCAGCTCCTTGCGGCCAAGGTTTGCAGCAATAGTAGGCGGAAGGTGAACATCAGTTTCATCTGGCTCATCCACCTGGGACTTGTAGGAGAACAGAATCTTTGGCTCTGACCTATGAGACGAGAGAAATAATACTTGAGTAAATTTGTCACTGGCAACTATACCTAATGAATTTGCATGTTCAATGTACATACCCAAAGAACCCTTTGAGGAATGTGACATAAATAAGCGGGGCAAAAGTGGAGAAGTAAAGGAAGGTGGTAACATCCACACAGCTGGTTCAGGAAAGACAAAAAAGCAGATGAGATTCAGTGGATACGAAAGCAGAGTGAACAGAGTACTATTTAAGAACAGTACATCCCAAAAGCTGTTATCTTCACACCCTGAACTTAATCAGTCTCCACCAGCACAATGAGTCATTCTGCTTTTCATATCTCAGCCAACAAATTAAATTACAGGGAGGTGTTGCAAAATGATTAAAACATCTAGTGCATAGAATAAATCCCATGTGTATACTCCCCACAGagaagtatatatttttttaaatagtttgGAGATAAATATACAGCATTATGTTGCAACAGACGTCTTGATGATACTAACCAAAGTCCTTCTGTAATTCCAGCACATAGAAGAGCACTGCCCATGCCCTGCACAAAATTCAGCAATGACAGGATGGCAGCATACACATAGAAGCTTCTCTtagctggaaaaaaaattaaataaggactattattattattattattattaaatgacaGATGAAAATTGCTTTAATTTTACAGCACggcaatgtgactttttttttttacttacatggTAGAGATACCCTCTCCCTCACTGGAGTTTTAGGTAAGATCACGATGAAAGAGTACACCTATAAAAAAGATTCCATTAACAACAAAACATCTAGTAGCAGTAGTgacttttgtttttctcttcacATCGCTTTGCATAACTACTGACCAGGAAGAAGAAGCAGGAACTGGCCAACCAGAAGTGGCGTCCTCCATGGCCATAGATGTTAAAATCCTCAGCAGACAGGTGTCTGTCTGGATACAGGATCTCTAGTGTGCCCTAGAATATTGATTTATCTCGTGACTATTCTGTCAAGAACATGTTCCTGAGACAATATACTCCACACTGCATATCTTTTATGGTATATAAGATTTTCGGTTACCTGTGTGATGGAATAGGCAAGGGCCAGCACTGCAGTGATTGCCAACACACGCTTTATACTGGATTTGCTTTCAAGGTGACCTGTTAAAATGAATGAGGAAATAGGCTTAACACACCAGACAAACTGAACATATGAAATAACACgtgaaaagaaacagaaacactaTTGTCATATACAGTAAAGGAGAACTGAAACAAACCAAAAGCAAGTCCCAGGATGATAACGCTGAGCTCAATGGTCAGCAAGAAGAAGCGTGTGATTTCCCACAGGACCTACATTGACAACAAACAAAATTATCCTCTGTGAAGGGTAGACGATTTATGTTTTATCTCATGTTGACCTAGAACAACTGATCTCTGCTGATTGTGTCACCCTAAAGAGCCATAAATAATCATTCAAATTCCCTTTCCTTAAATGACTTACTGGGAACAGCAAGTTCAGCCCTGAACTCCATAGGGATCTGTCTGGTATGTTTGGAATGTCAGCCTTGTTTTTCCTTCTAGACATTAAAGCCCTGCAGAGTCATACTGCAGCATATCAGGCCTCTGGACACTTAATAAAAAGGTATCTGTGACAGGATACAGCACCCGCTAACACAATAAGGTACAATATTGATTGTGTTGAGCTTCAATCAGCCATGTGAtagctataaataaaaataaccctAACTATTGTATGCTAGACTGCTACTcttgaataaattaaaactgtttcCCAAAAGTAAAAGGACTTGATTTCAACATGAAATATACAACACACATATATGATTCCTAAATCTTATTTTTGCTTCCTGTCTTTTCTCACCTTGTCTATGATGGTTGCAGCACTGGATGCACTCACAGTCATGGACACTATAGCCCGAGTAATTCCAACCGCTGCTACAACAAAAACCTACAGAGTACACAACTTGTCAGACTGTATAAAATGTTATGTATACAAAACATAATAATTTTCTTGAATTGAGTGAAGAGAAAAGTAACTACAACAAAGGAAAATTCTGTTTCATAAATAACAAGGGATTCCTTTTCAGCAATGCTTGTTATTGCTTCTTTTAGTCACTGTTTTTCATTAGGTTAAAACAACTTCAATGATAAAAGCCAGCAGATGACAAACAAATGGTGAACAGCTCCCACAAAGAATGAACAGATAACAAAAGCAGACAGAATTAGATTATCAAACAGTATAGTTTGTCTAGACTGAAAATGAAACACAGTACAGCCAAAAATGCAATGTAGCATTTCAGAAATCTGCAATTTTCTTGTGCTATTTCAGGAATTATTatcataaataataattataattatgttcCAGAGTAAACAACATATGGATGATTACAATATACGTCAACAAGTACTACAAGGTTACGTCTAAGCTAAACCCACTGAATATTAATTATTGGTGATTCTATAATTTGTGTCATACCAGCAAGTAAAAGGTGATGAAGATGGGGCTAGAGGTGACTCGAATCTTTGCCCTTGCTGAAGGCAGCTTCCACATGAGGAATACGAAGAATGCCACATTAGGCACTAACAGTAAAATGTCCCAAAACCGCACCCTAAGACAGAAAGATGAGTGTTAAAAAGCATAAGGCAcagtttctggaaaaaaaatattcattttattCTCAGTGGAGACAACATATTTAAAGATATGATAGCTGTGTGTTCTACTGTATATCTCTAGCGCTGTTGAAGATAAATGCTAAGCACTACTCATTAGATACTTAATGGGTTTTTAACAATGTCTTTTGCAGTATGGAATTGATTACCTGGAATCCCCAATGTCTTCATACAGAATTTGCAGACATTTATGAGGCTTGGTGATGTTGGCTTCAGTGTCAGGCTGCCAAGTTGGGTATACTGATGTGTTTTCCAATGGTGTGGGTGAAATACTGCCATTGTACTGAGAAAACCTAACCACAGCTGTCACTGTGGCTAGCATGGTGTCGGAGCCTGAgagtaaaaaacacatttttaaaaaaatacataatctGTGTGTTCGATCGACCTCATATTTCACTTGAAAGCACAAAACAGATGGCTCTCTTGTAAAACTGGGCGAGAGTGAGGGAGACACTATGGTTAGTTGCCACACATTGCGCTAATTTAAAACAATACTTACGTAATAACCAAGTTAGCAAGTAAAATTAGCCATGTGTGGTGTGAAGTTTCAGGTTTCGTATGATTAAACTAATCCGGCTAATCTTGTTAATATTTACTTAGGCTTACTTAACAGTTGAGAAAATGCTCAAAATAGAGTGCCGAAAGTGACTACACTGAACACCAATGACAAGTAGTAAGTCTTTGTGGAGTAGACTATTATTAAGAAGGATTATTATGACCAAAAATACGAAATATTCACATTGTAACGCCAGAGTACTTTCGGTATTGGGGGAATTTCTGCCAATGTTAGCTAACTGTGCTACCACTTGCTAGCAGGCTGTCGAGAGAGGGCTTAATAAAGTATTTCCAATGAGCTTCTGTTAGAATAAAAATGTAACCTTGTCCTGGCATTTctaatagtaaacatttgttgcTAATTATCAGTGGCTACTACTGGTACTAAAGCAGACTGAGTCACGTTAGCATCAAAACAAACGTGATACTAGTGCAAGTGCAATGACGCTGACCTAACGTAATGAACGCTCCAGAAGGTGAAAATCATCATCTTACCTATTCGGAGGAGTAGAGTTCAGTGGCAAAGGTGTCGTAAATGTTCCAAGAAAACAAGGCTTACAACGCTTTCCGTAAACGACCAATAAATTGATCACTAATACAGGACATGGCTGTGGTAGACAGTTTCGTTGGAGAAATTTCCCCAGTGGTCAGCTGACGCTTTCGCCAAACAACCGGAACAAGTCTCGCGAGATTCTCCCCACCCCCTTTGAGAAGCAGGCGGTGTCAGCCTACGTGGGTTATTGATTAAAACAAACACGCAGAAGGGAACAGTACAAAGTGTTTATTTGATAGGCGGAGTCCAGTAGAAAGCACGATACAAGCATTTTCCTTGAATGTGTATGAATTCTCACTTTGTCTGTACACTTGGGAGTGTATAATCCTACAGTCACAGCATCCTTCTCACACATTAGTCCTGCAGTTCAAGCACTTTGGATAATGGCCATTACAATTAGATATGCAGTCACACTAATGATATTTTATGCTTTTGCAAACTTGATTACACAAGGCTTCCTCATTGATCCAAAGCACAAGGCAAACTGTCACTGGTACAAAAGAATAATGAAATAAGTAACTAACACTTCAAGACAGTGCATTTCAGCCAAAGCATGTACAcagcagtttttgttttattaaatatgtgtttttggtcattgTCAGGGCTGTCACAATTAatgcattaacgcagattaatccatcatcatgattaaactgattaaaaattttaacgcaattaccACATCTGCAGCCcagaatgactgtgaacatctctgccaacgcttttggggcagtttgtccaagtagagttagcgtcacacatgcgcaaatgggcagttgagcCAGAAGTgccaggcagcagaaccaacccataaagatagaagatgctaaacagcacattagctctctggatggaaatatgagtacaaaacacccaagacggaacagttgtttcaagttttgttgaaactgttaattgtgtttaataaacgcattaagtgcatatatattcccttctttcttgagtctgtttgctcatgcaaaatggaaCTTGATTAAAATAGCTTAAaagtgaatgatatttaattattattaattgaaattaatcaacagcaaccctgtgattaatcttcGCTAAGGCTCAGGAGGCAGCAGCATTGGCTTGTATTTACCTACAAGGCTGTATTGGGCAAACTACCCCCATATCTGTCGCCTCCTGTCTCCATTTACCAGTGGATACAACTCCCGCTCATCACATCGGCTCCTCCTTAGAGTCCCCAGAGTCCACTCAGaacttggtaaaacagctttttccaACGATGGACCTTGCTCATGGgacaatttgcaaaactcacttcagcttcagcatttcattaccttgggtgatttcaaatctcttctatcaaactgtctaacagaagtgtgtaactgctattcttaaactggtttttagcttttatgtttctagtcattttatgcattttatgttgtcttaattgtatgtagttttatactctgttagttcatttggattgtactgatgtgcctcttggtcaggtctcccttgagaaagagatttcatctcaagggacttcctggttaaataaaagttaaaaaaaaaaatctgattaaaaatttgtatCGTTTGACAGTAGTCATATAAACCACTCTGCAAATTCAGTATTTTTACATAGTTGTGCATTTGCTTTTTCTACTTGACAGTATGTCTGATGAGATAATATAGTTAATAGAGATGTTTTTATTAAGAAACTACAGTGACACGTCCTTTGGGTTGCCCTGACATCATCCTGTAAGCCAAGCACACGGGTTCAGTCAGGTTAGCCTTAAACGTATACACATGAGTCTTCCCACTTGTGGGGCTGATGTTGTAGAAACTGAGCCTGTGGGTCTTGAAACTCAATCTGATCTCAAGCCTTCGAGATACTGTGGTCCTCTTTAGCGGCACACTGTGACCCTGCTCAAAGGCTGTCAGCAGGTTGTTAAACCACATCAAACACCACGAGCTCTGGCTGCTTTCCAGGGCAGAGGGCAGACCGCTACGGGCAAGCTTCCCACTGTAGCACACACCAATGATCCACGGAGAGCCATCAAGTTCCACCTCCCAGCAATGATCACCTTCAAAGAAGCTCTGGGTACTGAGGACTTGGAAAAAGCTGGTGAATCTCTGAGGAGACAACGGGTAGGGCTGCTTGGAAGTACTAAAGGTCACTGTCTTCAAATCTTCTGACAGGATGAGATTGGGGTGGGCCGTttctgggtcaaaggtcacctctgAAGGATTAAGGGTATTACGGAGGGAGCGCTGAATCTCTCCAAATTGATTCCTCAGTTCAGCATTTAGCTCCTCCAGCCTGGGGCAAGCTCGCGCAGAGTTAACTTTTGATTCAATGGGGTCTTCCTCTTCTCCTGTCGACATAGACAAACACTCCCCAATGACTGGTTCTAAACTTTGAAGCTCATCCGTAAATGCAGCCTCATCTTCTTCAGTCAGCAGGGACTCAGCTCGGAGCATGGCCTGTCTTAGCTGTTTGGTTCGCTCAAAAGCTTGACTTACTCGACTCTGTATACTCGCCTCACCTGGGCCTAGCTCTTCTTCGATCAGCTTTGTCACCTGCGAAGTGTAGCTCTGCGAAAAATCCTTTATCTGTTCTAGAAGTTTGGCTGCTTTCTCTCTGAGCTGAGTATTAGCAGTGTTCACATCCAGCTCATATTCCCTCTCTTTCTTCAACACACTCTCTGCCAGCTCCAGTTTGAGGGTCAACTCTGTGACCTGAGATGCCAGTCTAAATTTAGGTTCATCCATTTCCGTCTTGGTTTTTCCACTGCCTTTTTCTTGAACCGTACAACAGGGATCGCTTGCGGATGCTGATTCCTTTTGAAGACCATCCATCCCCTCGCTCCCTCCATCTGATGCTACATCCTGGTCCTGTCTGGCGTTTTCAGCAGTGATAGAGCCACCGTCATTCTTGACTGAGGCCTGACTTCTATCAGAAACATTTTTAACATAGCTGACATTTTCAGATCTTCCAGCTTTGTATTTCTCAACAATACTGgacattttcaggtttttcaccaGTGCTTTAGCTTCATGGTATTCTGCCTGACATTCTGGGCAGCTGTGTTGGTCAAGACCTTCTCCCATGGTCTGAAGGCACGCAAAGCAGTAGATATGACCACAGGGAAGAGACACCGGTTCAGAGAAGAGCTCCAAGCAAATGGGGCATGTAAGCTCCAAAGCCAAGGATTGGTCTTGCTTTTTCTTTACAAAACTTGCTTCACCTTCACTCAGAGACATgatgacctgaaaaaacaaaacaaagagtgACTTCATAAATATATAAAGTAATCCCTCCTTTGCAAAACTAATCTGTATTTTCCTATTTATGTGGGAAATTATTAAAGATTGCAGgagcattttaacccataaaaacccaaacatccatcgtcaaccaaaaccatctactgatgcaaactgtttaatacctgttcatccactaatcttatcagtacatgtaaataaatggtgtaaaatgcagttattcatttgttaatggtcatcagatatgacccatttggacgttcagaggctctgtagtgaacatggaaacaccgtcatcttctacaacattgattcaccagtaaaacccatggagtttgataaatgacagtggatggacagactgggtttatgttcggttaatgatagaaTTTTTGCTTTGACCCTTTCGTGCAtaatggttactccagtggacagttattctacggctgttctcttgtacactttattttatgtatattttatatgtatattatatttttatattttgttgttttagttccatatcagccaacactgtggacacttatgcatcatccctaacactgcaattcataccattactgtaacgttgctgttcttgataaacctgatctgcactaacatgcctGAGTGTGAATCAagtgttaattgttagactgtaattaactttttttttttttttttttttttttggggggggggggtgagtttttttttttttttcatattatctccatgaagtgagtaataactagtattagaatatgttaaaatgtgagaaaacatcagattagcagcattaagcatgtttttatttcattgttttgatatcattttctgaaactgggttttaaatacttgtgtCTTCGCTTCAAGAATATAGTGCATGGTGTAggatggacatttttgtaaatccatgaaaaaaaacaaacaaacaaaaaaaacaactcaattgtattgtttttttatgcctaaggagca encodes the following:
- the tpra1 gene encoding transmembrane protein adipocyte-associated 1 homolog, translating into MLATVTAVVRFSQYNGSISPTPLENTSVYPTWQPDTEANITKPHKCLQILYEDIGDSRVRFWDILLLVPNVAFFVFLMWKLPSARAKIRVTSSPIFITFYLLVFVVAAVGITRAIVSMTVSASSAATIIDKVLWEITRFFLLTIELSVIILGLAFGHLESKSSIKRVLAITAVLALAYSITQGTLEILYPDRHLSAEDFNIYGHGGRHFWLASSCFFFLVYSFIVILPKTPVRERVSLPSKRSFYVYAAILSLLNFVQGMGSALLCAGITEGLCCVDVTTFLYFSTFAPLIYVTFLKGFFGSEPKILFSYKSQVDEPDETDVHLPPTIAANLGRKELPEQGLYYSSTQIDGSGHGSAGMIGAYLDDVASGPYGSHSINSIEADRWRPINA
- the trim107 gene encoding E3 ubiquitin/ISG15 ligase TRIM25, giving the protein MSLSEGEASFVKKKQDQSLALELTCPICLELFSEPVSLPCGHIYCFACLQTMGEGLDQHSCPECQAEYHEAKALVKNLKMSSIVEKYKAGRSENVSYVKNVSDRSQASVKNDGGSITAENARQDQDVASDGGSEGMDGLQKESASASDPCCTVQEKGSGKTKTEMDEPKFRLASQVTELTLKLELAESVLKKEREYELDVNTANTQLREKAAKLLEQIKDFSQSYTSQVTKLIEEELGPGEASIQSRVSQAFERTKQLRQAMLRAESLLTEEDEAAFTDELQSLEPVIGECLSMSTGEEEDPIESKVNSARACPRLEELNAELRNQFGEIQRSLRNTLNPSEVTFDPETAHPNLILSEDLKTVTFSTSKQPYPLSPQRFTSFFQVLSTQSFFEGDHCWEVELDGSPWIIGVCYSGKLARSGLPSALESSQSSWCLMWFNNLLTAFEQGHSVPLKRTTVSRRLEIRLSFKTHRLSFYNISPTSGKTHVYTFKANLTEPVCLAYRMMSGQPKGRVTVVS